Genomic window (Sulfurimonas sp.):
GCGATATTAGCTCGTAAGGCGTAACTTATGATTTATGATTGGGAAGATAAACCAGAATTAAACATTACACCGCTTGTTGATGTAATGTTAGTTTTACTTGCAATATTAATGGTTATTGCTCCAAATATTATATATGAAGAAAATATTAAACTGCCACAAGGTTCAATGAGCAAACAACTATCAAAAATCTCACCTGTTCATATTTCAATAGATAAAGAGTTAAATGTTAAAATAAATAAAGACAATTATTCACTTCATGAATTTATGGATAATTTTTTTCTTTATTCTAAAAAGTTAGATTTAAAAGCAACTGTGCTTATAAGTGCAGATAAATCGTTGGAATATGGTGTTGTGATGTCAGTCTTAGCTGCGGTTAAACAAGCAGGTTTTTCTGAGGTTTCTCTAGCTACAAATGGCTAATAATAACTCATATTTTTATATTAGTGGTCTTATCTCTATATCGTTATTTTCTTTTTTTTCTTTTATAGTTTTTTTTATGATGGTATCAACATCTAAAGTAAATATATTTGCTTTAAAAAAAGATACTTTCATTACTATCTCGTTAGAACTCCCAGATATTCAAACCAAAGCGGCACAAAGTCTTAGTGAACCAAAAGATGTAAATATTGATGACCTTTTTAATGATGTATGGACCAAAAAAATAAATAAAAAGAAAAAAGTAGAAAAAAAAGTGGATAATAAAAGATTAACTGATATAAGTAAAAAATCTAAAAAGATAAAAGTTACTAATGAAAAAAATATCCAAAAGAGTATAGAAATCACTAAAGACAATGAGTTGAAAAAATCATCTACGGCGGATGAAGTTAACGAATATTTAGCTAAAATTCAAGCCTTAGTTTACCAAAACTTTATTCCTCCTCCTAATTCACAAGGACACAGTGTAAAAGCTGTAATAGAATTAACTTCACTTGGTAAATTGATAGATTTTAGAATATTGGTTTATTCTGAGAATAGTAGCCTAAATGATGAGTGTGATAAAATAAAAGAAAGATTGCGCGTAGTACTTTTTCCTACTAATATACAAAATCAATCTTTTAGAGCAACTATTAATTTAATACCTGAAAATAAGGAAAAATTTTGAAAATATTATTATCTTGGATATTTATCGTTTCTTTGTCCTTTGCAAATGATGCAACAATAGATGTTATAAAAAAAGTAGAATCACTTCCAACGATTGCGGTGGAAGACTCTTCTATTAGCTATGATGATACCTTTAGATTGCGATTTTTTAAGACACTTGTAGCAGATTTAAATGTTATATCGCTATTTAATGTAGATAGGTATCATCGTCAAACACATTACAATAATACTGATGTAGTAGTTGAAAATAAGAATATGGATTTTGTTTTAAGATATAAAATGTCTGAAGATGATGATGGTGCCTTAAATGTAGAGTTAAAGCTTCTTAAAAATAATGAAGTAGTTTTACAAAAAAAATATAGAATTAATAGAAAAAATGTATATGTCTTTATTGCTCATACTATCGCTTATGATATAAATAAATATATGGAAGCTTCTTCTGTTGAATGGATGAAAAGACGAGTTATTTTTTCTAGAGTTATTGGTCCTAAAAAAACTGAGATAGTAATCGCTGATTATACACTTGCTTATCAGCATACAATGGTTAAAGGTGGTTTTAGTATTTTCCCAAAATGGGCAAACAAGGAACAAACTGCATTTTACTATACAGCTCTTGATATGAAAAAACCTACTCTAAAATATGTAGATATAAAAACAGGAAAAAGTAAAGCAATCATTTCATCTGATGGAATGATGATATGTTCAGATGTAAGTAATGATTCAAAAAAATTACTTCTTACAATGGCTCCAAAAGGACAACCTGATATTTATCTATACGACACTCAAAGTTTTAAGACAAAAAGAATAACAAGATATGGCGGAATAGATGTAAATGCTCAATTTGTAAATGATAAAAAAATTGTTTTTATTTCTGGAAGGTTAGGTTATCCAAATGTATTTTCTAAAGTTATAGGAAATAGTAGCGTTGAGCAAATGGTATATTATGGGAAAAGTAATGCGGCTTGTAGTACATACGGTGAATATATAGTTTATAAATCAAGAGAAAGTTCAAATGCTTTTTCAAAAAATACATTTAATTTACACCTCATTTCAACAAAAACAGATTTTATTAGAAGATTGACTGCAACGGGGGTAAATGAATTTCCAAGATTTTCAAAAGATGGAGATGCTATTCTTTTCATAAAAAATTATAAGAATCAAAGTTCTATTGGGATTATAAGATTAAATCATAATAAAAACTATCTTTTTCCATTAAAATATGGAAAACTGCAAGCGATGGATTGGTAAAAGAGTTAAATTTATAATTTAAATTTGCTTTATGCTGATTTATTACTATTATTTTGGTACAATCTATATAACTTAAAAAGAAGGTAAGTAAATATGAAAAGTTTAGTTATATCGAGTATTGCTATTGCGATGTTAGTTTTTAGTGGTTGTTCAGACAAAACACCAGCGGTTGATGAAAAAGCAGAAAAAGTTGTTAAGGCTCAAGAAGTTGATTCTGTAAAGACTGAAACTGTTTCTGTAACAGATGTAGCAGTTGGTGAAAATAGTATGTCAAACTCAGATTCTAATGAGATGATGATGGCAAATTTAGAAAAAGAATTGTTATCAGTATATTTTGATTATGATAAATTCAATGTTCGTGCTGATATGCAAGATAAAGTAACAAATAGTGCTACTTTAGCAAATGGTACTGCTGGTGCTTTTACAGTTAAGTTAGAAGGTAATTGTGATGAGTGGGGTAGTGATGAGTACAACTTTGCACTAGGACTTAAAAGAGCTTCTGCCGTTAAAAAAGCATTAGTTGCTGAGGGTGTAGACGCAGGTCGTATCACAATGGTTAGTTATGGTGAAAGTAATCCTGCTTGTAATGATAAAACAAAAGATTGTTGGGCAAAAAATCGTCGCGTTGACTTCAAACTTCTTCCATAATTTATGAATAAATCTTTTTTAGTTGCCTTTTTGGCAACTATTTCTGCATGCAGTATTCTTAATGCTGAACCATCTGCTTTTGGTGCAGGTGATTTAGATAATTCTAAACCTTATGGCTTAACTTCAAGTGAAAAAGTAATTCTTCAAAATAAAAAAAATCTAAAAAAAGTTGTTGTAAAAAGTAATAATCAAGCCAATAGAGTTGATTCTCTTAGAGAAAGAATAGATGGATTGCAAACTATTATTGAAGGTTTGAGTAAAAAATCTCAGGAAAATAAATTTAATTTAAAGAGTCTAGATAAAAAAAATAGTGATGAATTACTAAATGTAAATGAGTATGAAAAACGATTGAGTGTCGTATCTCAAAAAAATTCTCAAGATATACAAAAACTTCAAGAACTAAGTGATGAGCTCTCTCTCCTATTAAAAGATATAAACAAAAACTATGTATCTAAAGATAAATTTAATATATTGGTAAATGATTTTAATAAATTTAGAGAGTTAGTGGTAAAAGAACTAAAAACAAAATCAACTTCTACAAAGTCTAAATTTGATGGCATGTCCAATGCTAAAATAGCAAAAGAAGCAAGAAAACTTTATGATAAAAAGTACTATACTAAAAGTATGGAGTATTATCTTCATTTAATTGAAAAAAATTATAAACCAGCCCGTGCACATTATATGGTCGGTGAGATGAAGTACTATAGAAAAAATTATAGTGATGCTATTGCATACTTTAAAAAGAGTGCTTCTTCATACTCTAAAGCTTCTTATATGCCTTTACTTATGTTACATACAGCAGTAGCGATGCAAAAAACAGGTGATAATAAAAATGCAATATCTTTTTATAAAGGTATCATTTCTAAATATCCAGATTCTTCTCAGGCTTCAACAGCAAAAAATAAACTTAATAAGATGAAGTAGTTGCATAATATTTCAGTAATATTATGCATCTTTATGATAAAATTTCTAAAAATAATATAAGGCTTATAAAAATGGCAATTGAAGCAAATCAAATAGTATCAATAGAATATGAAGTTCGTGATGGTGAAACAGTGGTAGATAGTAATGTAGGTGGAGCACCATTAGTGTTTATGTTTGGAAAAGGTCAAATAATTCCAGGTTTAGAAAATGGAATAGTTGACATGAATATAGGTGAAAAAGCTGATATTTTAGTTAAACCTGAAGATGCTTATGGTGAGTTAAAACCAGAAGCTAAACAAGAAGTTCCAAAAGATCAGTTTTCTGGAATTGACTTAGAAGTTGGTATGACTCTTTATGGACAAGGTGAAGATGGTGGTACGGTTCAAGTTATCGTAAAAGAAATTGGCGAAGAAAATATTATTATTGATTTTAACCATCCTTTAGCAGGAAAATCATTGATGTTTGCAGTTACTGTAAATAATGTAAGAGAAGCATCTGCCGAAGAAGCTATGACTGGCGTTCCACAAGAGAATAAGCAAGATGACGAATGTTGTGGTACTGGTGGTGGCACTGGTTGTGGATGCAACTAATTTTATAACTGCTTGTGACTCTTCTGCGCAAGCATTTAAAACAGCAACACTTTTAAAAACACTTAGTGTAAATGCTCTTATAGTTGGAGAAATAGGTGTTGGGAAAAAAACTCTAGCACAGTATATTCTTCCAGATGCTCCAGTTATTGAAGCATCTGAGTATAATGAAATACTTACAACTTTACAAAGTGTTAATGAAATTATAATTCTTAACTTAGAAAACTCACCAAATATTAAAAATATTATAAGTGTAATAAATACCAATAAAATAAGAGTTATAGCAACGATAAAAAATTCTTTTGTAAATGAATATCTTGATGATATTTTTAGTGTTAAATTTGATATACCTCCACTTACTCAAAGAAGTGAAGATGTAGATGAGTTAGTAAAAAAATTTGCCCATGAAGCTTCTTTACTTTTCTCAAGTAGTATGAAATTTAATAGTAAAAATTTTACTCCAGATTTATCTCAAAATTCTAAATCGTTAAAAAGACAAGTGATGATTCATTCTTTACTTGGTGATATTAAAGATGTTGAGCTAATGGAGATAATAGAAAACTTTCTTATAAATAAATTAGGTTCACAAAGTGATTATAGAAACTTTTTGTATCTTTATGAAGCACCACTTATTAAAGCTGGTTTAGCAAAGTTTAAATCACAACTTCAACTATCAGATAAATTGGGTTTAAATAGAAATACATTAAGAAAAAAAATAGCAGATAATAAAAAATATTTATAAACAGGAGATAAAATATGAAAAAAATAGCAATGATATTCGCAGGACAAGGTTCTCAAGCAGTAGGAATGGGTAAAGATTTTTATGAAAATTCACAGACTGCTCGTGAAATGTTTGCAAAAGCAGGTGAAAGAATTGGTGTTGATTTTAAAGAATTGATTTTTGAAGAAAATGATAAATTAGGTCAAACAGCATATACTCAACCTGCAATTTTACTTGTTCAAATGGTAGCATATAAACTTTTTAAAGAATCGTGTCCAGATATTAAAGCTGAACTATTTTTAGGTCATTCTCTAGGTGAATTTTCTGCTCTTTGTGCATCTGGAGCTATTGATTATGTAGATGCTATTGAGTTAGTTCATAATCGTGGTAAGTTTATGCAATCGGCTTGTGAAACAATAGAAGCTGGAATGATGGTATTAGTGGGACTTGATGATGAGTCTGTTGAAAAAGTATGTTCAGATGCTCAAAATAATGGGAAGAAAGTTTGGCCTGCTAACTATAATCAAGATGGACAACTCGTTGTTGCTGGTATGAAGTCTGATTTAATATCTTTAGAGCAAATATTTAAAGATGCTGGAGCAAAAAGAGCGATACTTTTAGATATGTCAGTAGCTTCTCATTGTGAACTTTTAGCACCTGCTCAAGAGCCATTGGCTGAGTTGATGTCAAGTATGGTAAATGATAGCTTTGAAGCTCCAATAGTGTCTAATGTTACAACAAATAAATATAATACTAAAGCACAGGCTATTTTATTGTTAAAAGATCAGTTAGTTAAACCTGTAAAATATAAACAGTCAATTTTAGCAATTTGTAATGATGTTGATATGGCAATAGAATTTGGAAATGGTATAACTTTAAAAGGCTTAAATCGTAGAATAGCAAAAGAGTTAAAAACAGTAAATATATCAGATATGGCATCTTTAGCAAAAGTTACAGAGGAAGTTTGCAGTTAAATGAAGGTAACATTAGCTCAGACTTCTCCAAAGCTTAACCGTTCAAATCTTTTGGAAATTATTTCTATAATAAGCGAGTTTAAAAGTGAAAGTGATTTAATTGTATTTCCAGAATTAGCACTTAATGGATACTCGTTACAAGATAAACTTTTTGAAGATGCTTATGAAATTGATGAATTATATGAACTTAAAAAGTTAAGTGTAGAGATTGACATAATTATAGGTGGAGCAATAAGAGATAATAAAGTGTTTAGAAATGCCGCTTTATACTTTTGTAAAGGGGAACTTATTTCTCAGCATAACAAAGTGCATCTGCCAAACTATGGAATGTTTGAAGAAGCTCGTTATTTTAGTCCTGGTAACTTATTTGAAGGTTTTGATAGCGCGCATGGAAAAATATCTATGTTAGTTTGTGAAGATTTATGGCACGCTGGAGTTCATCAACAACTTTTTAACGAAAATCCTGATTATATCATCGCAATTGTAGCTTCTCCTGCTCGTGGATTTGATGATGATGGTTTAGAAATACAAGAGCAATGGTTAGCTTTGCTAAAATCAGCTTCTCTTCATTGTGATGCAAAGGTGATCTTTGTTAATCGTGTAGGTTTTGAAGATGGACTTGGTTTTTGGGGCGGAAGTTGTATTGTAGATAAAAATGCAAAAGTATTACATAAGCTACCTCACTATGAAACAATTATAAAAACATTTGAAATATAAGGAAAAAAAATGAAGATAGCGATTATGGGTGCAATGCCTGAAGAGATAGCACCAATACTTGAAAAACTTGGTTCATATAAAACTACAAAATATGCAGATAATGAATATTATGAAGCAACTTATAATGGCGTAGAAGTTGTTGTTGCTTATTCAAAAATTGGTAAAGTATTTTCAACTTTAACAGCATCTACAATGATACAGCATTTTAATTGTGATAAGTTACTTTTTTCTGGTGTAGCTGGTGCAATTAACTCAGCTCTTAAGATTGGCGATTTGATAGTAGCATCTAAACTTTCACAACATGATTTAGATATTACAGCTTTTGGGCATCCTATGGGATTTGTACCAGGTGGTTGTGTATTTGTTGAAGCAGATAGAGGTCTACTAGAGTTGTCAAAAGAAGTAGCTTCAGAGCTTGGTAAAACAGTTAAAGAAGGTGTCATAGCTACTGGAGATCAGTTCGTACATGATTCTGTAGTAAAAGATAATATAGTTAAGCACTTTAACGCAGATGCGTTGGAGATGGAAGGTGCGAGTGTTGCTGTTGTTTGTGATGCTCTAAATGTTCCATTTTTTATCTTGCGTGCAATAAGCGATACAGCAGATACAGATGCAAGTTTTTCTTTTGATGAGTTTATGGAATCAAGTGCTATCATATCAGCAGAGTTTATTATGAAAATGGTTGACAAGCTTGTCGATTAAATTATCTAAAAAAATAATGTCAAAACTTGGCAAAACAAATGCTGAGTTTGAGTTGATAGAAGAGGGCGATAAAATATTAGTCGGACTTAGCGGAGGTAAAGATTCACTTACTATGATTCATGCTATGAGAGAACAGCAACGCCGTGCTCCCTTTAAGTTTGATTTTATTGCAGTGACTATTAGTTATGGCATGGGTGAAAATTATGATGACTTGAGTACACATTGTAAAAAATATGATATTGAGCATATTGTAATCGATACAAAAGTTTATGAATTAGCAAAAGAAAAAATAAGAAAAAACTCTTCATTTTGTAGCTTCTTTTCTAGAATGCGTAGAGGATATTTATATACTGCAGCGCAAGATAAAGGCTGTAATAAAGTAGCTATAGGTCATCACTTGGATGATGCGTGTGAGAGTTTTTTTATGAATTTTATTTATAATGGGCAGATGCGAAGTCTTGCTCCAAAATATAAGGCTGAAAATGGTTTGATAGTTATTCGTCCTCTTATCGGGATGCGTGAGCGCCAACTTAAAGCTTTTGTAGATGATAATAATCTAAATGCTATTGGTGATGAAGCTTGTCCTGCTATGCGCTTTGATGTAAAGATGCCACATGCTCGTGCTAATATGAAAAAAATGTTAGCTAAAATGGAAGAAGAATTCCCTCAACTTTTCACTAATCTAAATGCAGCATTTAAAAATATATCAGTTGATAGTTTTTTTGATAAAGAGAAGTTTTCACTTTAATACCTACAGTCTAAATTCTCTTCATCTTTTTCAATCTGTGTTTTTTTATTTTGAAGAGTTTCTTCTTTGATTTTGGATAAAAATTCAATAATATTATGTTGATAATGCAGAGTATCTTTATCATGAGTTAAAGCGATGATTGGCTTTAAAGATTCTACATCTATTTTTTTAGCATATCTTGGTATGATTTTTAACTCTTTTTGAATACTTGAAACTAAAGTATCGATATCTAAGCCATTATTATCTTTAACTTTTTTACTAACTCTTTTGTAGAGAGCATAAGTAAATTTACCCTATCTTCATCATTTTTATATATTTGTAAACCAATACTTTTTACGGCTACATAACTCTCTACAGTAGAATCATTATTTGAAGCTATAATAAGTGCAAATATTTTAGCACGAAACTCAAGTGAACCATGATGATGAACAAAAAATTCACGAAAAGCACTAAAAAAATAGTGTTTTAGTCTAAAACTAAGTCGCATTTAAATCCTTAATCTAAGTTACAGACCATAAATAACTTCATACTCAATGAGAAGAGAAGCTATAAGATACAAGGCGAAAGTTCGCATGAGCTACTAGTAGCTTAAAGAGCTTTTAACGAAGTAGATTGTAGCTTCTCTTCTCACCCGAAGGGCAACATTTAAAAGATTTATCTTCCGCGTTAAACTTACTTTAACGATACTCGTATCGCCAAAGAAAGTTTGCCTTGAACCTAAACCTTTTAAATGTTGTTGAGAATGAAGTTATTTATGGTCTGTAACTTATCTCTATATGGTATTATACTGAAATTATATGTTAAGAATAAGGAAAATTTTATGGGTAGAGCCTTTGAGTACAGAAAAGCATCAAAATTAAAGAGATGGGGTGCAATGTCAAAGTTGTTTCCAAAGTTAGGAAAGATTATTACGATGGCGGCAAAAGAGGGTAGTAGTGACCCAGATATGAATTCAAAGCTTCGTACTGCTATTATAAATGCAAAATCAGAAAATATGCCAAAAGATAATATTGAAGCAGCGATAAAAAGAGCATCTGCAAAAGATACAGCATCTATGCTTGAAGTAAATTATGAATGTAAGGCTCCTCATGGTGTTTTGATTTTTGTAGAATCAATGACTGATAATAATACTAGAACAGTTGCTAATGTTAAAAATATCATTACAAAAAGAGGTGGAGAACTTCTTACTAATGGCTCTTTAGAATTTATGTTTGATAGAAAAGCACTAATAGAGTTTAAACTAACTGATGAAATGGACATAGAAGAACTAGAGTTAGAACTGATAGATGCTGGATTACAAGAGATAGAAGAAGAAGATGGAGTATGTTTTGTGACAGCAGATTATACAAGCTTTGGAACACTTAATTTAGCTCTTGAAGATATGAAGATAGAGATAACAAAGGCTAATTTAGAGAGAATGGCAAATGCCCCTATATCTATATCTGAGCAACAACAAGTTGAGATTGATAAAATTTTAGAAAAACTTGAAGATGACGAAGATGTTCAAAAGGTTTTTACAAATATAGAGTAATATGAAATTTATTGATAAAATATATACAAATACTTATGAGATTAAGCAATCTAAGTTTATTGCTTACCTTACTCCTTTTTATGATTTTAAAATAACACTTGAACAGTTAAAACAAGAGCATCTAAAAGCTAGACACTTTGTTGTTGGGTATAGATATTTGAATGAGTTTGAGCAAATAATAGAGTACTCCACGGATGATGGAGAACCAAAAGGAACTTCAGGTAAGCCAAGTCTTATGGTGCTACAAGGTAACTCATTAATAAATTCTGCAGTTATTGTTGTTAGGTATTTTGGTGGAACAAAGTTGGGAACAGGAGGACTTGTTCGTGCTTATAGTGAAGCTGTAAATAATGTTATAAATACAGCAACACTAAAAGAGTATAAAAAAGAGATAGAAGTAAAAATTAGCTTTTTATATTCAAATATTAGAAAAGTTGAGTATGAATGTAAAGTGTTTAATGTTTGTGTAATAGACAAAGTATTTGACTTAGAAGCGATGTACAGCATTAAAGCAAGTGAAGAAGATATGAAAGACTTTTTGCAAAAACTACAAAGAGTAGTAAAAGTTGTTAGTTGAAGTTTTAGGCTTTATCCACCAACAGCAGCACCCATTCCCCAGATTGGTAAGAAAATACCTAATGCTAAAAGAATAACCATTGCAGCAATTATAACAAGCATAATAGGCTCTATCGCATCTGAAAGACCATCTATTATCGCATCAAAACGCATTTTATAATATTCTGCAACTTTTTGAATCATAGTATCAAGAGTACCACTATCTTCGCCAGCTCTTACCATTTGTATAACCATGTTTTCAAATAATTTTGTATCTTTTAATCCGCTGTTGAGTGTTCCACCTTTCTCAACTGTTCTTCTAACAGATAGCAGTTTTTGTTTTAATGGTAAGTTGTCTATCATTCCAATTGCTGTCTCTAATGCCTCAGCTATTGGAATACCTGCACGAATAAGTTCAGAGAAAACTAAGGTAAAACGATTTAAAGTTGAGAATTTGATAATATTTTTAATAAGGTATGCTTTGAGTAAAAACTTATGCCATCCAAATCTTATATGCGTGTAATTTCTAATCATATATTTAAAAAGTGAGAAAGATAAAAATAACCCAGCAATAACATAAAGACCGTAATTATTAAATAAATGCTCTAAAGTAAGTAATATCTGAGTAGGTAGTGGAAGTTCAACCTTCAATGAATCAAAAATTGATTTAAATTTTGGAACAACAAAAGATATTAAAATTGTAAATGCTATAGCCATCGCAATCATTACATTTCTTGGGTATGCCATAGCTTTTTTAAATTTAATAAAATTAGATCTAATTTCTTCAAGCATATCAGCCAAAGCATACAATGACTCATCAAGATTACCTGTTTTTTCTCCAAGCTCAACCATAGCTATTGTAAGGTTACCTAATTCAAAACGAAAATTTTCCATTGAAGCTGATAATGAATGACCAGAGTTTATGTCATCTGCAAGCCTTCCAAAAACATGTTCTAATGCTTGATCATCTGTTGATTCGGCTATTTCACTTAAGGAATCATATATTGAAATACCAGCATTTGTCATAACGGCAAGTTGTCTAATAGATGCTATTAGTGTATCTGGTTTGATTTTTCTTTTTTTAATATTTTGAAATAAGTTTGCTTGAAACCTTTTTAGTTGTGCTTCTAGAGGCTCTTGACCTTCTACAACTTTGATGATTATTCCAGAGTATTTTAACTTTGCATAATCATTTGCTTCTTTTTTATCTTTTGCATAAAGAGGAATTTCTTCTCTTTTACCTTTTGTAAGAATCGTTGCAACATAATACTTCATACTTTTGCCACCCTTAATACTTCTTCTAAACTTGTTATACCGTCCAGAGCTTTTTGAATACCATTTTCAAATATTCCAATAAAACCATCTTCTACTGCTTGAGCAAGCATAGCATCTTTTGGAGCACCTTTAGCAATCAGAGATGACATAGCTTCTGTTATAGTTAAGACTTCACATATCATCTCTCTGCCCATATATCCAGTATCGTTACATTCTTTACATCCTGTACCTTTGTAAAAAATTGCTTTTTTTGGAATATATTGTTCAAAATCCTCTAGTGTTGATGATGGAATTTTTTCTATTACTTTACATTTGGTACAAATTTTTCTAACTAGCCTTTGTGCTTGAATAGCAACTAATGCTCCACTAATGAGATAATTTTCAATTCCCATATCAACCATACGAGGAATTGCACTAATTGAGTCATTTGTGTGAAGAGTTGAGATAACCATATGCCCTGTAAGAGCCGCTTTAATAGCTATTTCTAAAGTTTCTTGATCCCGAATTTCACCAATCATAATTTTGTCTGGATCTTGTCTTAAAATTGAACGAAGAGCAGCTGCAAAAGTAAGACCAACTTTTGGATTTACTTGAACTTGTTGAATAAGATTCATTCTATACTCAACAGGGTCTTCAACTGTAATAACTTTATCTTCTACATTTCTAAGTTCATTTAATGCACCATAAAGAGTTGTTGTTTTACCACTACCAGTAGGTCCTGTAACTAAGATAATACCAAATGGTTCTTGTAAACCTTTTAAAAGCTTGTTGTAACTTAAAGTATCCATACCAGCATCTTCTAGTTTAACAAGTGCTTTTTCTTTATCAAGTACACGCATAACGATAGACTCGCCATAAAGAATAGGAAGAGTAGATATACGAAAGTCAAACTCTCTATCTCCAACAGCAGTAGAAAAACGACCATCTTGAGGTTTCCTTTTTTCAGCAATATCAAGATTAGCTAAAAGTTTAAGTCTAGATGCTAAAGGTGGATAGATGTCTTTATCAAATATTTGTACTTCTGTAAGTTTACCATCTATTCTAGCTCGTACTACACAGTTTTTTTCTGTTGGTTCTATATGAACATCACTCGCTCTGCTTCGAATACAAGTTTTTAAAATAACATCAATTAACAATAAAATAGATGAAGCTTCTTGCTGTTCTTCTAGTGTAGTAATAGAATTTAGCTCATCTCGAATTTTTTTGATTAAATCTTTTACACTGTTTTGTAATTCAACCTTATACAAATAAGAGAGGATTTGTTTTTTTGTTGCGCAAGCAATTTTTAATATTTTTCTAGGGAAGAGTCTTTGTATAGCTTCTTCTGCCTCAATATTTAGAGGATCACAAAAAGCGACTGTTACACTCATATCATCTTGAGAAATAGGGATAAATGTGAATTTTTTTAGTTGAGCAAAAGGAATTCTACTTATTAATTGGTAATCCATGTCGATAGCATCTAAGTCTAAAAAGAATAAATCTAAACCTGCTGATAGTTTTTGTAGTACTTCTTTTTCACCGATATAATCATAGTTTTCAATAATAGATAATTCATAGATACCATTTCTTATTTGTTCAACTATGAAACGAACAAGTCTGTCCATAGTCATAAAGCCAGATAGTGTTATATCTCTTAATATTAGGTCAGAACTTAAACCTTTTGCTAAAAGTCTATTAACTTGACCTTGCATAATTGAGCCATTTGCAAGTAAATCAGTAGTTATTCTATCCATAGATTATCCTAGCTTTACCAGTAAACATGGCGTTTTATAGTTATTGTATCATAAAACTCTTCAATCACTATCTTCTTAATTCTTACATTTTTTTCTAAATACAACTTGTATGTTAGCTTTTTATCTTTTTCATCTTCAAAAAGATAAAAAGCTCTTGGTTCGTGTTTTCCAAGTTTTGCATAAAAATCAAAAATTTTTGATAGTACATAATTCGTAGTAGGTAAATCTAAAGATGATAAGTCATAATTGTCAATAAGAGCATGATATAAAAGTTTTTTTTGCATTAATATTACAGAAAAGTAAGCAGAGTTAGCACGAGATTCAGGAGAAAATTTTAAAAGTGCTATTGGTATAGCTAGTCTGTCAAGGTAGTCTGAGTTCAGACAAGAAAAAGCATATAATGATACAAATTCTTCATCTTTTTTATTTTGTTTAAAATTATCAAAA
Coding sequences:
- the fabD gene encoding ACP S-malonyltransferase, with the translated sequence MKKIAMIFAGQGSQAVGMGKDFYENSQTAREMFAKAGERIGVDFKELIFEENDKLGQTAYTQPAILLVQMVAYKLFKESCPDIKAELFLGHSLGEFSALCASGAIDYVDAIELVHNRGKFMQSACETIEAGMMVLVGLDDESVEKVCSDAQNNGKKVWPANYNQDGQLVVAGMKSDLISLEQIFKDAGAKRAILLDMSVASHCELLAPAQEPLAELMSSMVNDSFEAPIVSNVTTNKYNTKAQAILLLKDQLVKPVKYKQSILAICNDVDMAIEFGNGITLKGLNRRIAKELKTVNISDMASLAKVTEEVCS
- a CDS encoding YebC/PmpR family DNA-binding transcriptional regulator, giving the protein MGRAFEYRKASKLKRWGAMSKLFPKLGKIITMAAKEGSSDPDMNSKLRTAIINAKSENMPKDNIEAAIKRASAKDTASMLEVNYECKAPHGVLIFVESMTDNNTRTVANVKNIITKRGGELLTNGSLEFMFDRKALIEFKLTDEMDIEELELELIDAGLQEIEEEDGVCFVTADYTSFGTLNLALEDMKIEITKANLERMANAPISISEQQQVEIDKILEKLEDDEDVQKVFTNIE
- a CDS encoding YigZ family protein encodes the protein MKFIDKIYTNTYEIKQSKFIAYLTPFYDFKITLEQLKQEHLKARHFVVGYRYLNEFEQIIEYSTDDGEPKGTSGKPSLMVLQGNSLINSAVIVVRYFGGTKLGTGGLVRAYSEAVNNVINTATLKEYKKEIEVKISFLYSNIRKVEYECKVFNVCVIDKVFDLEAMYSIKASEEDMKDFLQKLQRVVKVVS
- a CDS encoding nitrilase-related carbon-nitrogen hydrolase, producing the protein MKVTLAQTSPKLNRSNLLEIISIISEFKSESDLIVFPELALNGYSLQDKLFEDAYEIDELYELKKLSVEIDIIIGGAIRDNKVFRNAALYFCKGELISQHNKVHLPNYGMFEEARYFSPGNLFEGFDSAHGKISMLVCEDLWHAGVHQQLFNENPDYIIAIVASPARGFDDDGLEIQEQWLALLKSASLHCDAKVIFVNRVGFEDGLGFWGGSCIVDKNAKVLHKLPHYETIIKTFEI
- a CDS encoding tRNA 2-thiocytidine biosynthesis TtcA family protein, with protein sequence MSKLGKTNAEFELIEEGDKILVGLSGGKDSLTMIHAMREQQRRAPFKFDFIAVTISYGMGENYDDLSTHCKKYDIEHIVIDTKVYELAKEKIRKNSSFCSFFSRMRRGYLYTAAQDKGCNKVAIGHHLDDACESFFMNFIYNGQMRSLAPKYKAENGLIVIRPLIGMRERQLKAFVDDNNLNAIGDEACPAMRFDVKMPHARANMKKMLAKMEEEFPQLFTNLNAAFKNISVDSFFDKEKFSL
- a CDS encoding 5'-methylthioadenosine/adenosylhomocysteine nucleosidase, giving the protein MKIAIMGAMPEEIAPILEKLGSYKTTKYADNEYYEATYNGVEVVVAYSKIGKVFSTLTASTMIQHFNCDKLLFSGVAGAINSALKIGDLIVASKLSQHDLDITAFGHPMGFVPGGCVFVEADRGLLELSKEVASELGKTVKEGVIATGDQFVHDSVVKDNIVKHFNADALEMEGASVAVVCDALNVPFFILRAISDTADTDASFSFDEFMESSAIISAEFIMKMVDKLVD